The Geotalea uraniireducens Rf4 genome window below encodes:
- a CDS encoding NHL repeat-containing protein — MNRIKYGHLLLSTVLVLIVLSTPVLGGEIKADYLYKLSDFTGVVPYSWVRPVVDRKTHEIYVANFSERSIRVFNENGMLVYEFGDDINIGNLYDLAIADDGNILLLSYKGTAYALTKCNFRGEPISTLEVRNLPPSFSKDFTPTVIFYHGGHIYLADKEAMKVVVADANGDFIDGYDLAAILEFDDKKKQDSGLVGFSVDREGNLLFTVPVIFQAYIVSPDRKVRSFGARGSSPGKFNIVGGIVADDKGTIYVTDTLRCVVMIFDKDFNFKTEFGYRGGAKDNLISPMELAIDGDRLYVTQSRNRGVSVFRITAN, encoded by the coding sequence GTGAACAGAATAAAATACGGTCATCTGCTCCTTTCGACAGTACTAGTTCTTATTGTGCTTTCTACCCCTGTCTTGGGCGGAGAGATCAAGGCGGATTATCTTTACAAACTTTCGGACTTTACCGGCGTTGTACCCTACAGCTGGGTCCGGCCGGTCGTTGACAGGAAGACCCATGAGATTTACGTCGCAAACTTCAGTGAACGGTCAATACGGGTGTTTAACGAGAATGGGATGCTGGTTTATGAATTCGGCGATGACATCAATATCGGCAATCTTTACGACCTGGCAATAGCTGACGACGGGAATATCCTCCTGCTTTCTTATAAGGGGACGGCATACGCATTAACAAAATGCAATTTCCGCGGGGAACCCATCTCCACCCTTGAGGTGAGAAACCTCCCTCCATCCTTTTCTAAAGATTTCACCCCTACCGTCATTTTCTACCATGGGGGGCACATCTACCTGGCGGATAAAGAGGCGATGAAGGTCGTGGTTGCCGACGCCAACGGTGATTTTATCGATGGTTACGATCTGGCAGCCATCCTTGAATTCGATGATAAAAAGAAGCAGGATTCCGGCCTGGTCGGCTTCAGCGTGGATAGGGAAGGAAACCTGCTCTTTACCGTTCCCGTTATCTTTCAGGCGTACATTGTTTCTCCCGACCGGAAGGTTCGGAGTTTCGGAGCACGGGGGAGCAGTCCGGGCAAGTTCAATATTGTCGGCGGTATCGTAGCTGATGACAAGGGAACTATCTACGTTACCGATACCTTGAGATGTGTCGTCATGATCTTCGACAAGGATTTCAACTTCAAGACCGAGTTCGGCTATCGGGGGGGCGCCAAGGATAATCTGATCTCGCCCATGGAGCTGGCAATCGATGGCGACAGGCTGTATGTAACCCAGAGCAGGAACCGGGGAGTCAGCGTCTTCAGAATCACGGCCAACTGA
- a CDS encoding YncE family protein, producing the protein MTAEMRLPLKSLHAIIVAFVFISGCQTLPSYVKQPLAENGELYLYLQPLPQEADRLSFALAGISATNKDGSDFPLMLELKDLRGSDAQRQRFLAVGRLPAGDYTGISFKVNKATLKTEDGEASLAIPESAVRTDVSFTVNKKKALLITLTLNYKNSLRDEVKFSPLFSTKIPGKPVPGLVGYVSNYADNSLTVVDKQSMLVTGIIATGRGPKGMAFDQLRRKAYVAISEEDAIEVVDIPTGEVLNRISLNTGDNPQELALSPDGRTLVSTNAGTNSVSIIDPVSFFETGRVNVGDGPSSILIDPTGKRAYVFNTLANTISVIDLSKRAIVSTIVTEPWPVRGQFNRSGDALYVIQRLSSYLTVLNPASLVVTKRKYIGTGANAVKVDSNTDQIYVGKQYEPWLAVYDPFSFLPGDSIKAGSDNAYLTIDGEGNNLCVVDAGRKSLLFINLVSRKVVGEIDVGEAPYWVSLMGER; encoded by the coding sequence GTGACTGCTGAAATGAGGTTGCCACTGAAAAGCCTGCATGCAATTATTGTCGCTTTTGTCTTCATCTCAGGGTGCCAAACCCTCCCGTCTTATGTAAAACAACCCCTGGCAGAAAATGGTGAACTATATCTCTATCTACAGCCGCTTCCACAGGAAGCGGATCGTCTTAGTTTCGCGCTGGCAGGGATTTCAGCGACAAATAAAGACGGAAGCGACTTCCCGCTGATGCTTGAGCTGAAAGATTTGCGAGGGAGTGATGCGCAGCGTCAACGATTTCTTGCCGTCGGCCGGTTGCCGGCTGGAGATTACACGGGCATCTCATTCAAGGTCAACAAGGCAACGTTGAAAACCGAGGATGGCGAAGCTTCTCTCGCGATCCCCGAGAGCGCGGTCAGAACCGATGTCTCCTTTACGGTGAACAAGAAGAAGGCTTTACTTATAACCTTGACATTGAACTATAAAAATTCGCTCAGGGACGAAGTGAAATTCAGCCCTCTGTTTTCCACCAAAATCCCGGGCAAACCTGTGCCGGGTCTGGTGGGTTATGTCTCAAATTATGCCGATAATTCGCTTACCGTCGTTGACAAGCAATCCATGCTGGTGACCGGAATAATAGCGACGGGGCGCGGTCCGAAGGGAATGGCCTTTGACCAGCTGCGACGAAAGGCTTACGTGGCCATTTCCGAGGAAGATGCCATCGAGGTTGTCGATATCCCCACCGGCGAAGTTCTCAACAGGATATCTCTCAACACCGGCGACAACCCGCAGGAACTTGCGCTATCCCCTGATGGAAGAACCCTGGTCTCAACCAATGCCGGAACGAACAGCGTAAGTATTATCGATCCTGTTTCATTTTTTGAAACCGGCAGGGTCAATGTGGGAGACGGTCCGTCCTCCATTCTGATCGATCCCACCGGGAAAAGGGCATACGTCTTCAATACCCTTGCCAATACCATTTCCGTCATAGATCTCTCCAAACGGGCGATCGTTTCGACCATCGTCACCGAACCATGGCCTGTGAGAGGACAGTTCAACAGAAGCGGGGATGCACTTTACGTAATTCAGAGACTGAGTTCTTACCTGACGGTCTTAAACCCCGCTTCACTCGTCGTTACGAAGCGCAAATATATTGGAACGGGAGCCAATGCCGTCAAGGTTGACAGTAATACCGATCAAATCTACGTGGGGAAACAGTATGAACCCTGGCTGGCGGTTTACGACCCGTTTTCCTTTCTTCCCGGCGACTCGATCAAGGCAGGAAGCGACAACGCCTATCTGACCATCGATGGAGAAGGAAACAACCTCTGTGTGGTAGACGCCGGAAGAAAGTCCCTTTTGTTCATTAACCTTGTGAGCAGAAAAGTTGTCGGCGAGATCGATGTGGGAGAAGCCCCCTACTGGGTTTCATTGATGGGGGAGAGGTAA
- a CDS encoding GNA1162 family protein has protein sequence MKRIVSTVVLAVIYVATIGCATPAEIFRDPNMDFGSIRSVAVLPFANLTRDNQAADRVRDVFSHMLLATGAIYVVPAGEVVRGISRVGIANPAAPSPEDITKLAGIIKVDAVVTGVVREYGEVRSGSSGANIISLSLQMIETQTGRIVWTASATKGGIGMSERLLGGGGEPMNKITEQAVNELIDKLFQ, from the coding sequence ATGAAACGTATTGTCAGTACAGTCGTCCTTGCCGTTATTTATGTTGCGACAATCGGCTGCGCAACTCCTGCCGAGATTTTCCGCGACCCGAACATGGATTTCGGATCGATCCGCTCCGTTGCCGTGTTGCCGTTCGCAAACCTTACCCGCGACAATCAGGCTGCCGACAGGGTACGGGATGTTTTTTCCCATATGCTGCTGGCAACCGGGGCCATTTACGTGGTACCTGCCGGCGAAGTCGTCCGTGGCATCTCCCGGGTGGGCATTGCCAATCCTGCAGCACCGTCTCCGGAGGATATCACGAAGCTGGCCGGCATCATCAAGGTGGATGCGGTTGTTACCGGGGTTGTCAGGGAATACGGAGAGGTCAGGTCGGGAAGCTCTGGTGCGAATATCATCTCCCTGAGCCTCCAGATGATCGAAACCCAGACAGGGCGAATAGTCTGGACAGCCTCTGCTACGAAAGGCGGTATCGGCATGTCGGAGCGACTTTTGGGCGGCGGCGGCGAACCAATGAACAAGATTACCGAACAGGCAGTAAATGAACTTATCGATAAGCTTTTTCAATAG
- a CDS encoding peptidylprolyl isomerase has protein sequence MISLLLTGTVGFAADQKELPAIVKEDVKEGAVPVAETQITLKVPLFSPLFASFPVATVGDEQVTLDELNKSLAALHERAGEDKTAGRKKYVTVLNRLINSRLIVQEAESMGLEELPEVKQKLDDFPRMALKEELKDLQIKSLQPDATEVEKYYKEAVKEWKIKSVKFEKEDDAKELARTVQAGGNFDELVNTLIDSGKATGTKEGEYVKARDLLPQVANVVAGMRAGSVSPVIQVGPSYAIFKLEDVRYPAGNAEAQDAAREQALAMKQIEALAAYNKSLTKKYAKINQKLLDKLDFEAAKPGFAQLLKDRRVVVEIKGDKPITVADMAESLSQKFFHGIDEAIKGKRINEQKMSALYDIFYARLYLKEAKKLGIDKTGHYKDRIKDFKDSLLFGMFIQKVVAPEIKVSDDETKAYYNKHIGDYSTPELLRIKGLAFTRKEYAEAAIDKLRKGTEYQWLQANAEGQAAKESAGLLEFSPTPVTRNGLPEKMQEATAGGKAGEYRLYESPEGFFYVLLIQDVVPAKPQPLENVQKVIVKKLFNAKLNQAVEEWGVKLRDAYKVQVYITDLGAVNK, from the coding sequence TTGATCAGCTTGTTGCTTACCGGAACTGTCGGTTTCGCAGCCGACCAGAAGGAGTTGCCTGCAATTGTCAAAGAGGACGTGAAAGAGGGTGCTGTCCCGGTTGCAGAGACACAAATTACCTTGAAGGTGCCTCTTTTTTCGCCGCTTTTTGCCTCTTTTCCCGTGGCAACGGTAGGTGACGAGCAGGTAACACTCGATGAGCTCAATAAATCCCTTGCAGCGCTCCATGAAAGGGCGGGTGAGGATAAAACTGCCGGCAGGAAAAAGTACGTCACGGTCCTCAATCGGCTCATCAACAGCAGACTGATCGTCCAGGAAGCAGAGAGCATGGGGCTTGAAGAGTTGCCGGAAGTGAAGCAGAAGCTGGACGATTTCCCCAGGATGGCCTTGAAGGAAGAGTTGAAAGACCTGCAGATAAAGAGTCTGCAACCCGATGCAACTGAAGTGGAGAAATACTACAAGGAAGCGGTCAAGGAATGGAAGATAAAATCGGTAAAATTCGAGAAAGAGGATGATGCGAAAGAGCTGGCGCGGACAGTTCAAGCCGGCGGCAATTTCGATGAACTGGTCAATACGCTTATTGACAGCGGTAAGGCTACGGGAACCAAGGAGGGGGAGTACGTAAAGGCCAGGGATCTTCTTCCCCAGGTGGCGAACGTCGTAGCAGGAATGCGGGCCGGTTCGGTGAGCCCGGTTATCCAGGTAGGGCCGTCTTATGCGATCTTCAAGCTTGAAGACGTGCGCTATCCTGCCGGCAATGCCGAGGCGCAGGACGCGGCACGGGAGCAGGCACTCGCCATGAAGCAGATCGAGGCTCTTGCTGCGTACAACAAGTCGCTGACCAAAAAATATGCAAAAATCAATCAGAAACTTCTGGATAAACTGGATTTCGAGGCTGCAAAACCGGGATTCGCTCAACTCTTAAAGGACAGAAGGGTTGTCGTGGAGATCAAGGGGGACAAGCCGATAACGGTTGCCGATATGGCGGAATCCCTCAGCCAGAAGTTCTTCCACGGTATTGATGAGGCGATCAAGGGGAAGAGAATTAACGAGCAGAAGATGTCTGCCCTTTATGACATATTTTATGCCAGGCTGTATCTCAAGGAAGCGAAAAAACTGGGAATTGACAAGACCGGGCATTACAAAGACAGGATCAAGGATTTCAAGGATTCTCTGCTCTTCGGCATGTTCATCCAGAAAGTCGTAGCCCCTGAAATCAAGGTGAGCGATGACGAAACCAAGGCTTACTATAACAAGCATATCGGCGACTATTCAACCCCGGAGCTGTTGAGAATCAAGGGGCTCGCCTTCACCCGGAAGGAGTATGCCGAAGCCGCCATCGACAAGTTGCGAAAAGGGACGGAGTATCAATGGTTGCAGGCCAATGCCGAGGGTCAGGCAGCTAAAGAGAGCGCGGGATTACTCGAATTTTCCCCAACGCCGGTTACCCGCAACGGTCTTCCGGAAAAAATGCAGGAGGCGACGGCAGGGGGAAAGGCGGGAGAATACCGGCTGTATGAGAGCCCCGAAGGGTTTTTCTATGTCCTGTTGATCCAGGACGTGGTTCCGGCAAAACCTCAGCCGCTGGAAAATGTCCAAAAAGTCATCGTCAAGAAACTGTTCAATGCCAAGCTTAATCAGGCGGTTGAAGAATGGGGCGTTAAGCTGAGGGATGCCTATAAGGTGCAGGTCTATATAACCGACTTAGGAGCTGTAAACAAATAA
- a CDS encoding cytochrome c3 family protein, giving the protein MPALLNKRISVSSLLLIILCGSAVLLASKPSLAARTFARKECLDCHKKFADKYLSMKDVHGVVKEKKCEECHLRHGVVPKLLLKETGNTLCFKCHSKEKAAMNKGNIHTALKTGKCTLCHNPHASNGSHLLKAEGNDVCFQCHKKEGYQKKFVHGVITKEGCRACHFSHSSDEKYLLTKAEPKLCLACHDSASAAFRKAHGSYPVETKRCTICHTPHSSDQAKLLKTSTHNPVTSAGCDGCHDAATSPKPFATTASGSALCYQCHDANTLKAGGTMEHAPFKGGNCLACHNPHTSDYPKLLADDGNKLCFGCHKEKAATPAVPHAAVKNGKGCLSCHKAHAAQNKGLLLAKDAELCFPCHAKTREAQKSKNVHVPFAGGECSACHNPHGSNIPNMMKDRMDNVCYSCHPDAETKFKKTYTHKPVADANCTACHKAHGSEDKKLLKSTGAKLCSQCHGELMKEAVGGSNHLPFKGGECLTCHDTHGSNVAGMLVKKQDSLCFDCHVETEKGLKSAKSKHQPMVTGECCKCHSPHKSSLNKLLLAQSPDMCLTCHKALKEKITKEKVHSPAAKDCLQCHNPHYAASSSLTVQPMLELCGQCHDTKDAVFNKDHLNIAAAAMNCMSCHNPHASQDPKFFKETTHAPFAARSCDDCHIVGKQ; this is encoded by the coding sequence ATGCCGGCATTACTAAATAAAAGAATATCCGTAAGTTCCTTGTTGCTGATAATCTTGTGCGGTTCCGCGGTGCTTTTAGCAAGCAAGCCTTCGCTGGCGGCGAGGACCTTTGCCCGCAAGGAATGCCTGGACTGCCACAAAAAATTTGCTGATAAATACCTGTCCATGAAAGACGTTCATGGCGTGGTCAAGGAGAAGAAGTGCGAGGAGTGCCACCTCCGCCATGGGGTGGTCCCAAAGTTACTCCTGAAAGAGACGGGCAACACTCTCTGCTTTAAATGCCACAGCAAAGAAAAAGCAGCGATGAACAAAGGCAACATCCACACGGCGCTCAAGACCGGCAAATGCACCCTCTGCCACAATCCCCATGCCTCCAACGGCAGCCATCTCCTGAAGGCGGAGGGGAACGACGTCTGTTTCCAGTGCCACAAGAAAGAAGGATACCAGAAGAAGTTCGTCCACGGGGTGATAACGAAGGAGGGGTGCCGGGCGTGTCATTTCTCCCACAGCTCGGACGAAAAGTATCTCCTGACAAAAGCGGAGCCCAAGCTCTGCCTTGCCTGCCATGACAGCGCCAGTGCGGCATTCAGGAAAGCCCATGGAAGCTACCCGGTGGAAACGAAACGCTGCACCATCTGCCACACCCCCCATTCGTCCGATCAGGCAAAGCTCCTGAAGACAAGCACCCACAATCCGGTCACCTCGGCCGGATGCGATGGTTGCCACGACGCCGCGACATCGCCTAAGCCGTTTGCGACCACAGCGAGCGGCAGCGCCCTCTGCTACCAGTGCCATGACGCAAATACCCTCAAAGCCGGCGGAACCATGGAACACGCCCCTTTCAAGGGTGGCAACTGCCTCGCCTGTCACAATCCCCATACCTCCGACTATCCGAAGCTCCTGGCCGACGATGGCAACAAACTCTGCTTCGGCTGTCACAAGGAAAAGGCGGCCACTCCGGCCGTTCCCCATGCAGCGGTCAAAAACGGAAAAGGGTGTCTCTCCTGTCACAAAGCCCATGCTGCACAAAACAAGGGGCTTCTTCTGGCAAAAGATGCGGAGCTTTGCTTCCCCTGTCATGCCAAGACCAGGGAGGCACAAAAGAGTAAGAACGTCCATGTCCCCTTTGCCGGTGGTGAGTGCAGTGCCTGCCACAACCCCCATGGCTCGAATATCCCGAATATGATGAAGGACAGGATGGACAATGTCTGTTACAGCTGCCATCCCGATGCCGAGACCAAGTTCAAGAAGACGTACACCCATAAGCCGGTGGCCGATGCCAACTGTACCGCCTGCCATAAGGCACATGGGTCCGAAGACAAGAAACTCCTCAAGTCGACCGGGGCCAAGCTATGCAGCCAGTGCCATGGCGAACTGATGAAGGAGGCGGTGGGTGGCTCCAATCATCTGCCGTTTAAAGGCGGTGAGTGCCTCACCTGCCATGACACCCATGGCAGCAATGTGGCGGGAATGCTGGTCAAGAAACAGGATTCCTTGTGCTTCGACTGTCATGTTGAGACGGAGAAAGGGCTCAAGAGCGCCAAAAGCAAACATCAGCCGATGGTAACCGGGGAGTGCTGCAAATGTCACAGCCCCCACAAGTCGTCGCTCAACAAGCTTCTGCTGGCGCAGAGCCCGGACATGTGTCTGACCTGCCATAAGGCCCTCAAAGAGAAGATCACCAAGGAGAAAGTCCATTCGCCGGCGGCAAAGGATTGCCTGCAATGCCATAATCCCCATTATGCGGCCTCATCCTCCCTGACCGTCCAGCCGATGCTGGAGTTGTGCGGGCAATGCCATGACACGAAGGACGCGGTCTTTAACAAGGATCACCTCAACATCGCCGCCGCTGCCATGAATTGCATGAGCTGCCATAATCCCCACGCCTCACAGGACCCGAAATTCTTCAAGGAGACGACCCATGCGCCCTTTGCGGCAAGGTCGTGCGACGATTGCCATATCGTCGGCAAGCAGTGA